Proteins encoded within one genomic window of Jiangella mangrovi:
- a CDS encoding ABC transporter substrate-binding protein, whose amino-acid sequence MPKRHHFRVLVTGLVTAVALAGCGGGSSESPAAGEGGDGATGGQSAGPLRMLGVEPTQGFDPSTAFADASRVPMAMMYETLTERDGEGEIVGALADSWEVSDDGTVYTFTLRDGIAFSDGSPITAADVKFSFDRMKTGEALQAQLATLTSVEAVDDTTVVFALSGPMSTFPALVGRPANAAILSEAAVSADPDYFTMPTVTSGPWTLSEYTPKSQMTFTANEHYFKPPGIATIQVSFNNDPTANAAALESGSADVASVAYSDAERLKSEGTLQIVQSDQLAPLFWGWDRTKAPFDDKDVRQAVAWAVDREGKQEACWFGTGGVTYGNILRPWDPAYEEINTYKADNREDALAEAADLLDAAGWVEPDGGGTRVADGVDGVEDGTPLAFEVPYEGNWPAAECHVQILQQNLQEVGIEVTPSKYDPAAYWGDVSAGKFTMYHGGAGAADSMDLYANWFATGGSLTALTTHLDDPEINAKVTEAQQVDEETSIQIIKDLEEWQADELPMLVVGYQWPQVGMTQRVQNYKPGVDADSYTLVEATLSE is encoded by the coding sequence ATGCCGAAGCGTCATCACTTCCGAGTCCTGGTCACCGGCCTGGTGACCGCGGTCGCGCTCGCCGGCTGTGGCGGCGGCTCGTCCGAATCGCCTGCCGCGGGCGAGGGCGGCGACGGCGCCACCGGCGGCCAGTCCGCCGGCCCGCTGCGCATGCTCGGCGTCGAGCCCACCCAGGGCTTCGACCCCTCCACCGCGTTCGCGGACGCCTCCCGCGTCCCGATGGCGATGATGTACGAGACCCTCACCGAGCGCGACGGCGAGGGTGAGATCGTCGGCGCGCTGGCCGACTCGTGGGAGGTGTCCGACGACGGCACCGTCTACACGTTCACGCTGCGCGACGGCATCGCCTTCAGCGACGGCTCGCCCATCACCGCGGCGGACGTGAAGTTCTCGTTCGACCGCATGAAGACCGGCGAGGCCCTGCAGGCCCAGCTGGCCACGCTGACCTCCGTCGAGGCCGTCGACGACACCACCGTGGTGTTCGCGCTGTCCGGGCCGATGAGCACGTTCCCGGCGCTGGTGGGGCGTCCCGCCAACGCGGCGATCCTGTCCGAGGCCGCAGTCAGCGCCGACCCCGACTACTTCACCATGCCGACCGTGACGTCGGGCCCCTGGACGCTGTCGGAGTACACGCCCAAGAGCCAGATGACGTTCACGGCCAACGAGCACTACTTCAAGCCGCCCGGCATCGCGACCATCCAGGTCTCGTTCAACAACGACCCGACGGCCAACGCGGCCGCGCTGGAGTCCGGCTCGGCCGACGTCGCCAGCGTCGCCTACTCCGACGCCGAGCGGCTGAAGTCCGAGGGCACCCTGCAGATCGTGCAGTCCGACCAGCTGGCCCCGCTGTTCTGGGGCTGGGACCGGACCAAGGCGCCGTTCGACGACAAGGACGTCCGTCAGGCCGTCGCCTGGGCCGTCGACCGCGAGGGCAAGCAGGAGGCCTGCTGGTTCGGCACCGGCGGCGTCACCTACGGCAACATCCTGCGCCCGTGGGACCCGGCCTACGAGGAGATCAATACCTACAAGGCCGACAACCGCGAGGACGCGCTGGCCGAGGCCGCCGACCTGCTCGACGCGGCCGGCTGGGTCGAGCCCGACGGCGGCGGCACCCGCGTGGCCGACGGCGTCGACGGCGTCGAGGACGGCACGCCGCTGGCCTTCGAGGTCCCGTACGAGGGCAACTGGCCCGCCGCCGAGTGCCACGTGCAGATCCTCCAGCAGAACCTGCAGGAGGTCGGCATCGAGGTCACGCCGAGCAAGTACGACCCGGCCGCCTACTGGGGCGACGTCTCCGCCGGCAAGTTCACGATGTACCACGGCGGCGCCGGCGCGGCGGACTCGATGGACCTCTACGCCAACTGGTTCGCCACCGGCGGCTCGCTCACCGCGCTGACCACGCACCTCGACGACCCCGAGATCAACGCCAAGGTCACCGAGGCGCAGCAGGTCGACGAGGAGACCTCCATCCAGATCATCAAGGACCTGGAGGAATGGCAGGCCGACGAGCTCCCGATGCTCGTGGTGGGATACCAGTGGCCGCAGGTCGGCATGACCCAGCGGGTGCAGAACTACAAGCCGGGCGTCGACGCCGACTCGTACACCCTGGTGGAAGCGACGCTGAGCGAGTGA
- a CDS encoding dihydrodipicolinate synthase family protein: MSDGFSLSGVFPASLTMFDEAGRLDEPASRTHLESLVDAGAHGLVVAGTSGEFVAMTSDEKVRLVATAVAAAAGRVPVVAGTGTASTAETVELTRAAADAGAAAALVILPYYMRPHREEVLAHLRTVGAASPVPVLVYNNPANSGTTELDAVDIGMLYREGVVHGVKSTFPTVHQVPEVIDETGPDFAVFYGGFMAPLSGLAEGAHGWISGVLNVAVTEALALYDAVRAGDLATARHWAAVIRQYRYLYTRRPLGQVGDLALYRAMLELRGQHGGHCRAPLLPLTAEQRAELERLMAENPALFGAARAAARP; this comes from the coding sequence ATGAGCGACGGCTTCTCCCTGTCCGGGGTGTTCCCCGCGAGCCTGACGATGTTCGACGAGGCCGGCCGCCTGGACGAGCCGGCCTCCCGCACCCACCTCGAGTCGCTGGTCGACGCGGGTGCGCACGGCCTGGTCGTCGCCGGCACCAGCGGCGAGTTCGTGGCCATGACCTCGGACGAGAAGGTCCGGCTGGTCGCGACGGCGGTGGCCGCGGCGGCCGGGCGGGTCCCCGTCGTCGCCGGTACCGGGACGGCGTCGACGGCCGAGACCGTCGAGCTGACCAGGGCGGCCGCCGACGCCGGCGCCGCCGCCGCGCTGGTGATCCTCCCCTACTACATGCGCCCGCACCGCGAGGAGGTGCTGGCCCACCTGCGCACCGTCGGCGCGGCCAGCCCGGTGCCGGTGCTGGTCTACAACAACCCGGCCAACAGCGGCACCACCGAGCTCGACGCCGTCGACATCGGCATGCTCTACCGTGAGGGCGTCGTCCACGGCGTCAAGAGCACCTTCCCCACCGTCCACCAGGTGCCCGAGGTCATCGACGAGACCGGCCCCGACTTCGCCGTCTTCTACGGCGGGTTCATGGCGCCGCTGTCCGGGCTGGCCGAGGGCGCGCACGGCTGGATCAGCGGCGTCCTCAACGTCGCGGTCACCGAGGCGCTGGCGCTGTACGACGCGGTCCGCGCGGGCGACCTGGCGACGGCGCGGCACTGGGCGGCCGTGATCCGGCAGTACCGCTACCTGTACACGCGCCGTCCGCTCGGCCAGGTCGGCGACCTGGCGCTCTACCGGGCGATGCTGGAGCTCCGCGGGCAGCACGGCGGACACTGCCGGGCGCCGCTGCTGCCGCTGACGGCGGAGCAGCGGGCCGAGCTCGAGCGGCTCATGGCCGAGAACCCGGCGCTGTTCGGCGCCGCCCGCGCGGCCGCGCGTCCATGA
- a CDS encoding AAC(3) family N-acetyltransferase, with protein sequence MTAETTEVTTADVRAAAERLGLAGRPVCLHSALSSFGRVAGGADAVVDGLLAAGCTVLVPSASATFAAPPPAGHVPLPHNSEDDGSIPAVAPATGYDPAEDTVDRGMGAIPRAVLARPDRYRGANPLSSFAAVGPLAEPLVAGQSAADPFAPLRELGRHDGVVVLAGVGLDALTLLHAAEEAAGLALMVRWARVGGVDAPVETRHGGCSRGFERLAPAVAHLERTGVVGASRWRTYPAAQVLAAAADAFRRDPLAGVCHDPGCRRCAARVVAR encoded by the coding sequence ATGACGGCAGAGACGACGGAGGTCACGACGGCGGACGTGCGCGCCGCCGCGGAGCGGCTCGGGCTGGCCGGGCGGCCGGTGTGCCTGCACTCGGCGCTCTCGTCGTTCGGCCGGGTCGCCGGGGGAGCGGACGCCGTCGTCGACGGGCTGCTCGCGGCCGGCTGCACGGTGCTGGTGCCGTCGGCCAGCGCGACCTTCGCCGCCCCGCCGCCCGCCGGGCACGTCCCGCTGCCGCACAACAGCGAGGACGACGGCTCGATCCCGGCCGTCGCGCCCGCCACCGGGTACGACCCCGCGGAGGACACCGTCGACCGGGGGATGGGGGCGATCCCGCGGGCCGTGCTGGCCCGGCCGGACCGGTACCGCGGCGCCAACCCGCTGTCGTCGTTCGCCGCCGTCGGCCCGCTGGCGGAGCCGCTGGTCGCCGGGCAGAGCGCCGCCGACCCGTTCGCGCCGCTGCGCGAGCTGGGCCGGCACGACGGCGTGGTCGTGCTGGCCGGTGTGGGGCTGGACGCGCTGACGCTGCTGCACGCCGCCGAGGAGGCGGCCGGGCTGGCGCTCATGGTCCGCTGGGCGCGGGTCGGCGGTGTCGACGCACCCGTCGAGACGCGCCACGGTGGCTGTTCCCGCGGGTTCGAGCGGCTCGCACCGGCCGTGGCCCACCTGGAGCGCACCGGCGTCGTGGGGGCGAGCCGGTGGCGGACGTACCCGGCGGCCCAGGTGCTGGCCGCGGCGGCGGACGCGTTCCGTCGCGACCCGCTGGCCGGCGTCTGCCACGACCCCGGCTGCCGGCGCTGCGCCGCCCGGGTCGTCGCGCGCTGA